Within the Microbispora sp. ZYX-F-249 genome, the region TAAGAGGATCAGCCGCTTCAGGACATAGACCGCAGGTCACGCACTGTCCGCCGGCTACGAAAACACGCCGATCCGGATCACAATAGCCGTCCACGATAAAACGTGAAATAAGACTGTATGTCCGTCGCGCGGCCGCCGGAATTCGCGGAATCCGCAGGCGAACCGCCTCCCCCCGGCGAGGCGGCAGAATCGGCCCCGTGAAATGGAACGGGGGTGAGCCGCGGTGCGGCTCACCCCCACAAGAGCGTCGCGGAGCGACGTACGGTCACCTCGGCATGAGGACCTTGTCGACCGTGTAGACGGTGGCGTTGCTCGTCGCGATGTTCCCGCAGGACACCGCGGCGTCGTTGACCTTGAGGTTGGAGTCGGACCCGGAGACCGTGAGCTTGCGGCCCTCGAGGGAGGTGAGCTGGCCGTGCATGTCCGCCGGCGTCTTGCGTCCCTTCACCACGTGATAGGCCAGCAGGCCCCTGAGCGACTTGCGGTTCGACATCATCTGGTCGAGCTGGCTCTTGGGGATCTTGCTGAACGCTTCGTTCGTGGGCGCGAACACCGTGATGTCCTGGGCGGAGTTGAGCGTCTCGGCCAGTCCGGCCTTCTTCACCACGCGCGCCAGCGTGGACAGCGACGGGACGTCGGCGAGCGCGGTGCCGACCGGCACCTTGGCCAGTTCGGCGGGGCTGCCCTTGCCCGAGGCCGGCAGCGAGGAGCAGCCCGCGCCGACGGGCGTCCCGGAGACCGCCGGCGACGCCGACGGGCTCGGGCTGACGCTCTCACTCGCCTCCGGGCTGGGGGTCTCGGTGGTCATGTCCGTGGCGGTCTCGTTGGCCGCGACCGGAGCCGCGGTGTTGTCGCCCTGACTTCCGCAGGCCGCGGACATCGAGAGCGCCGCGGTCAGGGCGGCAAGGGCGAGCAGACGGGTATTCATGATCGTGCTTCCTTAGTCGTGGAAAGGTCGTTGCTGGGTGGCGGGTCGGGTGCGTGACGAGACACGGAGCGAACGCACCGATCGGTCCCGGGACCGGACGCGGTGCGCGGCGTGCCACCCGCACGACCGCCCGCGCCTACCGACCCCCGCGGACGGCGACACCGGAAGAGCCCGCCACACCGGCGCAGCGCCGGTGTGGCGGGCCGATCAGACGGGCCGCTCACACGGGCCTCTTCCGTCAGGCCGTCCGGGGCGGGCTCACCAGCCGCGCGGCGAATGGTGCCGGCCGGGGCGGTTGGCCGTCTTCTGGCGCGGCGCCTTCTGCTGCGCCGTCTTCTGCTGTCCCCTCGACTGCGGGTAGGCCCTGGTCGTCTGGACCCCCTGCACGGGGCGGAAGGTGAACGGCTTCGGCGCCTCGCCGGAAGCGAGGACGGGCTGGATGAAGACGTCGCGCGTCTTGGGATCGATCACCGGAACGAACTTGGTCGCGTTCTCCCCTCCGGCCGCCCTGTCGCCCGACGTCTGGGCGGGACTTCCGGCGTCCGTGCCGGAGGCTCCGGTCGCGCTCGAAGCGGCCGGCGATTCGGGAGCGCTGCCCTTGTCGTTCCGCCCGCCGTCCGTCCCGCTGGGAGCCATCCATGGCGGCGCCTGGGGGATGGGGAACGGAAACTCCCCGGCCTGGGGCGCCATGCCGGGCAGCGACGTGGGTTGCGGCCGGCCCGTGGACGGCGTCGTGGCGTTGTTCTTGTCCGTGGTGGCCCTCGTTCCGGGCGGGGCCGGGTCCGGCGGCACGGCGGCCGGCCCCGACAGCAGGGCGGCGGCCAGCACAGCGGCTGTGCAGAGAGGCATGAGACTCCCCCGAGGTCATGGATGGTACGAGCACGACGGTAAGCGCCGCACCGGGGAGTGATCACGCATCCGACGACCAATGTCCGGTCAAGCATGATGATCGGGAGCTTCACCCGCAAAGATCCCATCGCACCCGCAAGCGCACGCCGCGCCGGGCCTGAAGCGCGGGGGTCCCGAGGAGCGCGGCAGGCTCAGTCCGGCAGCCTGACCTCGATCGGCACCACGATCGGCGGGCGCGGGGACGGGTGGGGCACCGGCCGATGCTCGAAGTGATGTTCCAGGGCGCGGCGGAGCCGATCCAGCGCCTCGTCGACCGTGTGCCCTTCGCACGCCACCTCGACCTGGACGCACCGCGCGCAGTACAGGCCACCGTCCCCGGGAGTGACGGTCGCGGTCAGCCGCACGGTCCGCCCCATGCTCCCACCGTGCACGGGAGTGCGCCGGGGCAATCCCGTCGCGAAGGCAACAAATCGGAGATCTCCCGCACCGGCTGCCGCTCGCGGGGCGGTTCACAGGGGAGCTTTGCCGAAATAAGAGCCGTTCGGGCGCGACGCCGGGAGGACGGCCCGTCTCCCCGGGTAGGGCCGGGCGTATGAGTGAGAAAGACAAGAAGGAGGAGCCGTCGGTGGGCGACGAGGTCTCCTGGAAGAGCCACGGCGGCACCGCGACCGGCAAGGTCGAAAAGAAGATCACCGAGCGCACCGAGGAGGCGGGGCGCACCGTGGCCGCCTCGCCCGAGGACCCGCAGTTCCTCGTACGCAGCGAGAAGAGCGGCGGGGCCGCGGTGCACAAGCCGTCGGCCCTGCATCCCAAGGAGTGACGTGCCGCCCGCCGAGCGCCGGATGGCGGCCCCGTCCTGCCGGGCGGTCGCCGGCGCCGCATCGGGCATCCGGAGCCGCGGCCGAAGAGGCGCCCGAGAAGCCCGGGCCCACGGCGCGCGCCGGGGGTCGCGCCCGAGGCGCCGGCCGCCCAGGGCTAGTTGAGCGTCTTCCTCCAGTGGAAGCCGCCGGGCAGGTTCACGGTGAGGGTACGGCGCCCGTCCGCCGTCTTCGTGACGCGGAAGGCGCGTCCGCCGAAGCTGTGCCCGACGCCGCCGCGGGAGAGGTTGAGCCTGAACGGTCCCATCTTGATCGATTTTCGATAGCTCCAGCCCATGGTGTCCCTCCATGATTTCCAGTGCTCCCACGACTACCCCGCGAGACGATCAGCACACGGGATCTTCTCCGTTTACGTCCCTGCCGACGGGTATGGCCCAGAGCTGGACGAGCTTTTCGGCCGTCACGACCCCCGATCGGACAGCCGGCCGGGCGCCGGGGCTCGACGGGCCCGGCCGTACCGGCCGGGGTTCCCGCCGCCTCGCGGAACCGCCCGTCCGAGACCGGAAGGAGCGATGCCATGGGACACGCCGGAGTGATGCTGGAGACCTACCCCGCCGACCTCGGCGGCGTGGACAGGCAGGTGCTGGCGAAGTGCATCGAGGCCTGCTTCGACTGCGCGCAGACCTGCACGGCCTGCGCTGACGCCTGCCTGAGCGAGCACGCGGTGGCGGAACTGGTCCGCTGCATCCGCACCAACCTCGACTGCGCCGACATCTGCGCGACGACGGGGCGGGTGCTGTCGCGGCACACCGGTTACGACGCGAACCTGACCCGCGCGCAGTTGGAGGCGTGCGCGCAGGCGTGCCGCAGCTGCGGCGACGAGTGCGGTCAGCACGCACACGTGCACGAGCACTGCCGGGTGTGCGCCGAGGCGTGCCGCCGCTGCGCCCAGGCCTGCAACGAGCTG harbors:
- a CDS encoding fasciclin domain-containing protein, encoding MNTRLLALAALTAALSMSAACGSQGDNTAAPVAANETATDMTTETPSPEASESVSPSPSASPAVSGTPVGAGCSSLPASGKGSPAELAKVPVGTALADVPSLSTLARVVKKAGLAETLNSAQDITVFAPTNEAFSKIPKSQLDQMMSNRKSLRGLLAYHVVKGRKTPADMHGQLTSLEGRKLTVSGSDSNLKVNDAAVSCGNIATSNATVYTVDKVLMPR
- a CDS encoding type II toxin-antitoxin system HicB family antitoxin, which codes for MGRTVRLTATVTPGDGGLYCARCVQVEVACEGHTVDEALDRLRRALEHHFEHRPVPHPSPRPPIVVPIEVRLPD
- a CDS encoding hypervirulence associated TUDOR domain-containing protein, giving the protein MSEKDKKEEPSVGDEVSWKSHGGTATGKVEKKITERTEEAGRTVAASPEDPQFLVRSEKSGGAAVHKPSALHPKE
- a CDS encoding DUF4236 domain-containing protein → MGWSYRKSIKMGPFRLNLSRGGVGHSFGGRAFRVTKTADGRRTLTVNLPGGFHWRKTLN
- a CDS encoding four-helix bundle copper-binding protein, with amino-acid sequence MGHAGVMLETYPADLGGVDRQVLAKCIEACFDCAQTCTACADACLSEHAVAELVRCIRTNLDCADICATTGRVLSRHTGYDANLTRAQLEACAQACRSCGDECGQHAHVHEHCRVCAEACRRCAQACNELLASLG